A single window of Methanofastidiosum sp. DNA harbors:
- a CDS encoding methanogenesis marker 2 protein produces MLKSMTDLNRIVQEIRNYEGVKRKNPIKHLINQFKPFSNYGNTIIDFGDDAAVLKAEGNYLLFAADGIWANLLNDLFWAGYCAVLVNVNDIYAMGGKPIAMVNIMSLKKTDNCKDLLEGIKTGCDKFKVPMVGGHLHPDTETTTVSVSIMGNTSKILSSFSAKEGEDIILAMDMDGRRYNNFLNWDTTLKKSSEECISKLSIMNEIAEKELSFAAKDISNPGILGTIGMLLETSRKGAIINIDDIQRPENMDFIDWLKIYPGYGFTLTSTPENTDKILNLFKQQKIEARVIGKVTNDNTMSLVDKNKTKTLFDFKTDIITGIK; encoded by the coding sequence ATGTTGAAAAGTATGACAGACCTAAACAGAATTGTTCAGGAAATTCGAAACTACGAGGGTGTTAAAAGAAAAAATCCAATTAAGCATCTAATTAATCAATTCAAACCCTTTTCTAATTATGGAAATACTATTATTGATTTTGGTGACGACGCCGCTGTTTTAAAAGCTGAAGGTAATTATCTTCTTTTTGCCGCAGACGGAATTTGGGCAAATCTCTTAAATGATCTTTTCTGGGCAGGATATTGTGCCGTACTTGTAAATGTAAATGATATCTATGCAATGGGGGGTAAACCCATCGCTATGGTCAATATTATGTCTTTAAAAAAGACTGATAACTGTAAGGATTTACTTGAAGGAATTAAGACAGGCTGTGACAAATTTAAAGTTCCGATGGTGGGGGGACACCTTCATCCAGATACTGAAACAACAACAGTATCTGTCTCAATAATGGGAAATACATCAAAGATACTTTCAAGCTTCTCTGCAAAAGAAGGAGAAGATATAATACTAGCAATGGATATGGACGGTCGACGCTATAACAATTTTCTTAACTGGGACACCACCCTAAAAAAATCTTCTGAAGAGTGCATATCAAAGCTTAGTATAATGAACGAAATAGCTGAAAAAGAACTTTCGTTTGCAGCTAAAGATATCTCTAATCCAGGAATACTGGGTACAATTGGAATGCTTCTCGAAACCTCAAGAAAAGGGGCAATTATCAATATTGACGATATACAAAGGCCAGAAAATATGGATTTTATAGACTGGTTAAAAATATACCCTGGCTATGGATTCACTTTGACTTCAACTCCTGAGAATACAGACAAAATACTAAATCTTTTTAAACAGCAAAAAATTGAAGCTAGAGTTATAGGAAAAGTTACAAATGACAACACAATGAGTTTGGTCGATAAAAATAAAACAAAGACTCTATTCGATTTTAAAACAGACATAATTACGGGCATAAAATAA
- the scpB gene encoding SMC-Scp complex subunit ScpB: MDIAKDKASIEAILFISGEPVPISKLLKKLGVKDREYVEGLIENLSKDYKDRGSSLEVVRALEDRYTMQVRNEYSLLTADFAPKSEIRGAVLKTLAIIAYKQPLKKSDLVKYRGSQCYEHVKILVEAGLLDAEPCGKTKILKTTPKFSQIYGLESSTPTEIRKFMESILK; the protein is encoded by the coding sequence ATGGACATAGCAAAGGACAAGGCTTCTATTGAGGCAATTCTTTTCATTTCAGGTGAACCTGTCCCCATATCTAAGCTGTTAAAAAAACTTGGTGTGAAAGATAGGGAATATGTAGAGGGTTTGATTGAAAATCTTTCTAAAGACTATAAGGATAGAGGAAGTTCTCTTGAAGTAGTTAGGGCTTTAGAGGACAGATATACTATGCAAGTAAGAAATGAGTATTCCTTATTAACTGCTGATTTTGCCCCAAAATCAGAAATAAGAGGGGCAGTTCTAAAAACTTTGGCAATTATAGCATACAAACAACCTCTAAAAAAATCAGATTTAGTCAAATATAGGGGAAGTCAGTGTTACGAACATGTCAAAATCTTAGTTGAAGCAGGGCTATTAGATGCGGAGCCTTGTGGTAAAACAAAGATCCTTAAAACAACACCCAAATTTTCTCAAATTTATGGCCTCGAGTCTTCTACACCTACAGAGATTAGAAAATTTATGGAAAGCATTTTGAAATAA
- a CDS encoding DEAD/DEAH box helicase, whose protein sequence is MPFSHPFIKGEISPRTYQETIFVNSKDKNTLVILPTGLGKTYIGILLAAYTLHSLEKKVLVLAPTKPLAEQHLKSFSDILNIEKESFSLLTGTVAPTRRNELYIKSLVVIATPQVIENDILGGRITLEDYGLIIFDEAHRASGDYAYTYIAEKAISKNIRIMGLTASPASDKEKMKEIIHNLGIENIEIRNETSSDVKSYVQDINISWVSVKLPDEFLEIKKLLEILLKKEITALKDLGFVSSQDVSKKEILSTVIKINNKIKEVPPHEKSVYYGALKSQAKALKVYHALELLETQGISPLISYFKRMRDGKSRSSLELLSEKTIMKIITMANNLNQQGIEHPKLSKLFEIVVKEVNDGKNIIIFSHYRDTTMRIVKELDSFEGVKVERFVGQASKKGDMGLSQKKQKEIIERFRLGEFNVLVATSVAEEGLDIPEVDMVILFEPVPSEIRSIQRRGRTARRRSGEVIILMAENTRDEGYYWASKKKEKQMKLTVMELKRDFRKSDEMIMAEKGQSKLKDFVNMPDIIADDREDKKVLKILSENANIKINRLEVGDYILSNRVGVERKSSNDFVESLINGTLFPQILSLANNFEVPILIVEGEDVYSIRNMDKKSIRGAIISAMVDFRVRPIFTKNPEETVNFLVDISLREQKEKDRMPIIRGEKKVMSLREKQLFIVEGLPEVSSILSRRLLQKFGSVLGVFNADEIELKEVEGVGEIKAKKIREIVDSLYEEI, encoded by the coding sequence ATGCCTTTTTCTCACCCCTTTATTAAAGGGGAGATATCACCTAGAACCTACCAAGAAACTATTTTTGTGAATAGTAAAGATAAAAATACCTTAGTTATTTTACCGACAGGCCTTGGGAAAACATATATCGGGATTTTACTTGCAGCCTATACTCTACACTCTTTAGAAAAGAAAGTTTTGGTCTTAGCACCAACAAAACCACTAGCCGAACAACATTTGAAATCATTTTCAGATATATTAAATATTGAAAAAGAAAGTTTTTCTCTTCTGACTGGAACAGTGGCTCCCACTAGAAGAAATGAGCTTTATATAAAATCTTTAGTTGTGATTGCTACCCCCCAAGTAATAGAGAATGATATATTGGGTGGAAGAATAACTTTAGAAGATTATGGTCTTATTATTTTTGATGAAGCCCATCGTGCAAGTGGAGACTATGCTTATACCTACATAGCGGAAAAAGCTATATCAAAAAATATCAGAATTATGGGATTGACTGCTTCGCCTGCCTCAGATAAAGAAAAGATGAAGGAAATCATTCATAATCTTGGAATAGAAAATATAGAAATTAGGAATGAAACCTCATCCGATGTCAAATCTTATGTTCAAGACATAAATATATCGTGGGTTTCAGTTAAACTTCCTGATGAATTTCTTGAAATAAAAAAGTTGCTTGAGATATTACTAAAAAAAGAGATTACAGCACTGAAAGATCTTGGATTTGTTTCATCCCAAGATGTTTCAAAAAAAGAGATATTGAGCACTGTAATCAAAATAAATAATAAAATTAAAGAAGTTCCACCACATGAAAAATCTGTTTACTATGGTGCTCTGAAATCACAAGCAAAAGCCCTAAAGGTATATCATGCCTTGGAATTATTGGAAACCCAAGGTATATCGCCATTAATATCCTATTTCAAAAGAATGAGGGATGGTAAAAGCCGTTCTTCGTTAGAGTTGCTTTCTGAAAAAACTATTATGAAGATAATAACAATGGCCAATAATTTGAATCAACAGGGAATTGAACATCCAAAACTTTCAAAATTATTTGAAATTGTTGTAAAAGAAGTTAATGATGGAAAAAATATAATAATATTTTCCCATTACAGAGACACCACAATGAGGATTGTAAAAGAGTTAGATAGCTTTGAAGGTGTAAAAGTTGAAAGATTCGTTGGTCAAGCCTCAAAAAAAGGAGATATGGGTTTATCTCAGAAAAAACAGAAAGAGATAATTGAAAGATTTAGATTAGGAGAGTTTAATGTTCTTGTTGCAACTTCAGTTGCTGAAGAAGGTCTTGATATTCCTGAAGTGGATATGGTTATACTGTTTGAGCCTGTGCCTTCCGAGATAAGGTCAATTCAGAGGAGAGGCCGAACTGCTAGGAGAAGAAGTGGGGAAGTTATAATTCTCATGGCAGAAAATACTAGAGACGAAGGTTATTATTGGGCAAGTAAGAAGAAAGAAAAGCAAATGAAACTTACTGTAATGGAATTAAAAAGAGATTTTAGGAAAAGTGATGAAATGATTATGGCAGAAAAGGGTCAAAGTAAATTAAAAGATTTTGTCAACATGCCAGATATCATAGCAGATGATAGAGAAGACAAAAAGGTGTTAAAAATTTTATCAGAAAACGCTAATATCAAAATAAATCGTTTAGAAGTTGGGGACTACATACTCTCAAACAGAGTTGGAGTTGAAAGAAAATCTTCTAATGATTTTGTTGAATCACTTATCAATGGAACTCTTTTCCCACAAATTTTATCGCTGGCCAATAATTTTGAAGTCCCAATATTGATAGTAGAAGGGGAAGATGTTTATTCTATAAGGAATATGGATAAAAAATCTATCCGTGGCGCAATTATCTCGGCCATGGTAGATTTCAGAGTTAGACCTATTTTTACAAAAAATCCGGAAGAAACTGTCAATTTTCTCGTTGATATTTCATTAAGAGAACAGAAAGAAAAAGATAGGATGCCCATAATCAGAGGAGAAAAAAAAGTAATGAGCCTAAGGGAAAAACAGTTATTTATTGTAGAAGGTCTTCCTGAAGTATCTTCAATACTTTCCAGAAGGTTACTACAAAAGTTTGGCAGTGTGCTTGGAGTTTTTAATGCTGATGAAATCGAACTTAAGGAAGTTGAAGGTGTTGGAGAAATAAAGGCAAAGAAGATACGAGAAATTGTAGATTCCTTGTATGAAGAAATCTAA
- a CDS encoding thymidylate kinase yields the protein MRFIIIDGLDGAGKDTHANLIRNRYVTRGNNVILRSHPENDNTFGIKAKNSLLGKGKLNYIKASIYYAFDVIRSVRKYYKKGDDTLIVVRYLMGVAYLPLPLAKLFYKFFSTILPTSEYMFFLDVEPQESLRRLSKRNEKEMFENLNDLVNVREKALKLANNWNIINTGHTINEVQKEIEKILDRLDNGKDTKTEYISNRIQN from the coding sequence ATGAGATTTATTATAATTGATGGATTAGATGGTGCTGGCAAAGACACTCATGCTAATTTAATTCGTAATCGATACGTAACTAGAGGTAATAATGTCATTTTAAGGTCACATCCAGAAAATGATAATACTTTTGGAATAAAAGCAAAAAACTCACTTTTAGGTAAGGGAAAATTAAATTATATTAAAGCATCAATTTACTATGCTTTTGATGTTATAAGATCTGTAAGGAAGTATTATAAAAAAGGTGATGATACATTGATTGTTGTACGTTACCTAATGGGTGTTGCCTATTTGCCATTGCCTTTGGCTAAATTATTCTACAAATTTTTTTCAACTATACTCCCCACTTCAGAGTATATGTTCTTTTTAGATGTTGAGCCACAAGAGTCTCTAAGAAGATTATCTAAAAGAAATGAAAAAGAAATGTTTGAGAATCTAAACGATCTTGTAAATGTAAGGGAGAAAGCATTGAAATTAGCAAATAATTGGAACATTATAAATACAGGACACACAATAAATGAAGTCCAAAAGGAAATAGAAAAAATACTAGATAGATTGGATAATGGAAAAGATACGAAAACAGAATATATCTCAAATCGAATCCAAAATTAA
- a CDS encoding DUF134 domain-containing protein yields MPRARKKRCIYLDTNARYFKPRGVPLEQLDIIRLTFEELEAIRLKDLIGLEQTEASEKMGISQPTFHRILKEARNKVSEALVNSKAIEIFGGDYEMGNDQFRCINCGHFWETDTDSKEDAIRCPKCNGTNVKNINSCIHNCEGIKSNKI; encoded by the coding sequence ATGCCAAGAGCAAGAAAAAAAAGATGCATTTATTTGGATACAAATGCTCGTTATTTTAAGCCAAGGGGGGTCCCCCTTGAACAACTTGACATTATTAGACTTACATTTGAAGAGCTTGAGGCTATTAGGCTAAAAGATTTGATTGGATTAGAACAGACCGAAGCTTCTGAAAAAATGGGAATTTCACAGCCGACGTTTCATAGAATCCTAAAAGAAGCTAGAAACAAAGTTTCTGAAGCTTTAGTTAATTCTAAGGCTATTGAAATTTTTGGTGGCGACTATGAAATGGGAAATGATCAATTTAGATGTATAAATTGTGGCCATTTCTGGGAGACGGATACTGACTCTAAAGAAGATGCCATAAGATGTCCAAAATGTAATGGAACAAATGTCAAAAACATTAATAGTTGCATCCACAACTGCGAAGGGATAAAATCCAATAAAATATAG
- a CDS encoding TldD/PmbA family protein, whose protein sequence is MELEEITHKTTKLIDSDGEIFAQKIKVISYDIEKNNVEIGEEKETIGIGVRVVEGKKQGFSFTNNINNLEECVKTAYKVLKVSRDREDFTGLPTPKEIKKRNLVDKSLYSITSEDLMTFSMDMIKGCEEKGGTPSSGSTNLTFHEENISTSTGISLSQKYVTLFGYISAIYKNGDVSTGFDYNIMRSKFEFASIGEKAAFKAKETSNAKKIQSMNCDVILEPEAVSSLLSNTFISHLFAESVDKNRSFLKGKIGEKITDLTMIDDGTIDYGVASSEFDGDGNPTKRNIVLEKGVLKEYLYDDFYAKKFGVESTGNSERDYKSLPSISTTNFIIEGNRIEGIKEGFIINELRGAHTANPISGDFSVEISSGFYIKNGEKVHPIKHGMIAGNVFNLLSKVKGVYGDIKNTGGMITPSIVSEAKVIG, encoded by the coding sequence ATGGAATTAGAAGAAATTACTCATAAAACAACGAAGCTTATAGATTCAGATGGGGAAATTTTTGCGCAGAAAATAAAAGTTATTTCTTACGATATTGAAAAAAATAATGTAGAGATTGGCGAAGAAAAAGAGACTATAGGTATAGGCGTAAGAGTAGTTGAGGGGAAAAAACAGGGATTTTCGTTTACAAACAATATAAATAACCTAGAAGAATGTGTTAAGACAGCATACAAAGTTCTGAAAGTATCTAGAGATAGGGAAGATTTTACTGGTCTGCCTACTCCAAAGGAAATAAAAAAGAGAAATCTTGTCGACAAATCTTTGTATTCCATAACTTCTGAAGATTTGATGACTTTCTCAATGGACATGATTAAAGGCTGTGAGGAAAAAGGAGGAACACCATCATCTGGAAGCACGAATCTTACATTTCACGAAGAAAACATTTCGACATCGACCGGCATCTCATTAAGTCAGAAATATGTCACGCTTTTTGGTTACATATCCGCTATTTACAAGAATGGTGATGTATCCACAGGATTTGATTATAATATTATGAGAAGTAAATTTGAGTTTGCCTCCATCGGAGAAAAGGCTGCGTTTAAAGCTAAAGAAACTAGCAATGCCAAAAAAATCCAATCTATGAACTGTGATGTCATTTTAGAACCTGAAGCAGTTTCTTCATTGCTTTCAAATACTTTTATTTCTCATCTTTTTGCTGAAAGTGTGGATAAGAATAGAAGTTTTTTAAAAGGAAAAATTGGGGAAAAAATAACTGACCTTACTATGATAGATGACGGCACTATTGATTATGGCGTGGCTTCTTCCGAATTTGATGGAGATGGAAATCCGACTAAACGAAATATTGTCTTAGAGAAAGGGGTGTTGAAAGAATATCTTTATGACGATTTTTATGCAAAAAAGTTTGGGGTTGAATCTACTGGAAACTCCGAAAGAGATTATAAATCTCTCCCTTCTATTAGCACTACTAACTTCATTATCGAAGGCAATAGAATAGAAGGAATAAAAGAAGGATTTATCATTAATGAACTGAGGGGCGCTCATACTGCAAATCCAATTTCTGGAGATTTCTCCGTTGAAATTTCCAGTGGTTTTTACATAAAAAATGGGGAGAAAGTTCATCCAATAAAACATGGGATGATAGCGGGGAATGTATTTAATCTTTTGAGCAAAGTTAAAGGAGTTTACGGGGATATTAAAAATACAGGCGGGATGATTACTCCATCTATTGTTTCAGAAGCTAAGGTGATAGGATGA
- a CDS encoding NifB/NifX family molybdenum-iron cluster-binding protein, which yields MKVAIPTDSKGGLSDTVFNHFGMAPTYTVIEINENKVGNLEVIDNTSDHFGGSESPVELLLKRNVGIVICSNLGPRAMEVLTCQGFDLFFTKREKVQDVINKFIKGELERFSGEKISCSAHK from the coding sequence ATGAAAGTTGCAATACCTACAGATTCAAAAGGTGGTCTTTCAGATACCGTTTTCAATCATTTTGGTATGGCTCCAACTTACACAGTTATTGAAATAAATGAAAACAAAGTTGGAAATTTAGAAGTAATAGATAATACTAGTGACCATTTTGGGGGTTCTGAAAGTCCTGTTGAATTACTTCTTAAAAGGAATGTGGGAATTGTAATTTGCTCTAATCTAGGACCTCGTGCTATGGAAGTTCTAACTTGTCAAGGATTTGATCTCTTTTTTACAAAAAGAGAAAAAGTTCAGGACGTCATTAACAAATTTATTAAAGGGGAATTAGAAAGATTTTCTGGCGAGAAAATCTCCTGTAGCGCCCATAAATAA
- the fliE gene encoding flagellar hook-basal body complex protein FliE yields the protein MIAVVGMPGSGKSEFVNVALSLGYRFISMGDIVREETVKRGYPLEESGKVAQMLRDKEGLDAIAVLTLDKIRETHYTKFLIEGIRGIKEIERFRNEIDFTLVGIHSSPHIRFERLKNRGREDDPKIIEDFHKRDLRELSWGLGEALALSDFIIDNNGTLEEYRANIDKVIKKYEL from the coding sequence ATGATAGCTGTTGTAGGTATGCCCGGATCAGGAAAAAGTGAATTTGTCAATGTAGCTCTAAGCTTAGGTTACAGATTCATATCTATGGGGGATATAGTACGAGAAGAAACTGTGAAGAGGGGTTACCCACTTGAAGAAAGTGGAAAAGTAGCACAAATGCTTAGAGATAAAGAAGGGCTTGATGCAATAGCTGTTTTAACTTTAGATAAAATTAGAGAAACTCATTACACCAAATTTTTAATTGAAGGCATAAGAGGTATAAAAGAAATTGAAAGATTTAGAAATGAAATTGATTTTACACTAGTTGGTATACATTCTTCACCGCATATACGATTTGAAAGATTAAAAAACAGAGGGCGAGAAGATGACCCAAAAATCATTGAAGATTTTCATAAAAGAGATTTACGAGAGCTATCGTGGGGATTAGGTGAAGCTCTTGCACTATCAGATTTTATAATAGATAATAATGGCACCTTAGAAGAATATAGAGCCAATATTGATAAGGTGATAAAAAAATATGAGCTTTAA
- a CDS encoding lipoate--protein ligase family protein produces the protein MIYLGYREDNGYLSMGLDEALLLLRANDKIPDTFRFYSFLPSCVSIGYFQRLESSIDLDFCKKNNIDYVRRITGGGNVFHDSLGEITYSVVMSEENAPEDILDSFEFIYGGIIEGLKKLNIKVEFKPLNDIVFNSKKISGSAQTRKSGVILQHGTLMYNTNIGLMEKVLKISDKKIEIKKRVTTLSDEGYKLNKQDLINCLKQGFEEVFGKTKVKNISRDELNLAKELSKKKYETEEWNHKR, from the coding sequence GTGATATATTTAGGATATAGGGAAGATAATGGGTATCTTTCAATGGGCCTAGATGAAGCTTTATTATTGTTAAGAGCTAATGATAAAATACCAGATACATTTAGATTTTATTCATTTCTACCGTCATGTGTTTCTATTGGTTACTTCCAGAGGTTAGAATCTTCAATTGATTTAGATTTCTGTAAAAAAAACAATATCGACTATGTCCGAAGAATAACTGGAGGTGGAAATGTCTTTCATGATTCTTTGGGCGAAATTACCTATTCAGTCGTGATGTCCGAAGAAAATGCACCTGAAGATATCCTAGATTCATTTGAGTTTATTTATGGAGGCATTATTGAAGGTTTAAAAAAACTTAATATCAAGGTCGAATTTAAGCCACTTAATGATATTGTATTCAATTCAAAAAAAATATCGGGATCTGCCCAAACAAGAAAATCCGGAGTTATTTTACAGCATGGAACCCTAATGTACAACACTAACATAGGATTAATGGAAAAAGTTCTTAAGATCTCAGATAAAAAAATAGAAATAAAAAAAAGAGTTACAACACTATCGGATGAAGGATATAAGTTGAACAAACAAGATTTAATTAATTGTTTAAAACAAGGATTTGAAGAAGTATTTGGGAAAACAAAAGTGAAGAATATTTCTAGAGACGAATTAAACCTTGCAAAAGAATTATCTAAGAAGAAATATGAAACAGAAGAGTGGAACCATAAAAGATAA
- a CDS encoding ArsR family transcriptional regulator translates to MYQRILKLLENEESPLSSETISEKTKESLMKTKSLLLRLQEEGKVESTKKDDIIVWQIKKKDDVEKKFEKMGR, encoded by the coding sequence ATGTATCAAAGAATTTTAAAACTGCTTGAGAATGAAGAATCTCCTCTTTCTTCAGAGACGATCAGTGAAAAAACAAAAGAAAGTTTAATGAAAACAAAATCTCTTTTATTGCGATTGCAGGAAGAAGGAAAAGTTGAAAGTACAAAAAAAGATGACATTATAGTATGGCAGATAAAGAAAAAGGATGATGTTGAGAAGAAATTTGAAAAGATGGGAAGATAA
- a CDS encoding potassium channel protein has translation MNKKFIFVLIGPIFLIVLGTIGFHYIEGLSFLDSLYLTSSTISTVGYGDLHPNSSLSKIFSLFIMFGGIGIVLYTLTFIVNFIVEGELKNIYGWRKMESSLKKMKNHYIICGYGNVGERIAKRLKESKKFDIVVIEKNKDSCDKIKLANIPYIEGDATDEKILNEAGITKAKGLVTTVLDDAENVYIVITARSLNPNLHIVARGSSDKVREKLYQIGANRVIMPDDIGARIMAESLTRPFIIDFMDSVTEEGDITTEFISVKIEKDSKVKGLTIKETKLGETFGAYILYVKRGDKYLNSPRADTKIEEGDILTMRISKDFEKEIFEYLGAKI, from the coding sequence GTGAATAAAAAGTTTATTTTTGTTTTAATTGGACCAATATTCTTAATTGTTTTGGGAACAATAGGATTTCATTATATCGAGGGATTATCTTTTTTAGACTCTCTTTATTTAACAAGTTCTACCATTTCAACAGTTGGTTACGGAGATCTTCATCCAAATTCTAGTTTAAGCAAGATATTTAGTCTCTTTATAATGTTTGGCGGAATAGGAATAGTCTTGTACACTTTAACATTTATTGTCAATTTTATTGTAGAGGGAGAATTAAAAAATATTTATGGGTGGCGAAAAATGGAATCATCATTAAAAAAAATGAAAAATCATTATATTATTTGTGGATATGGAAATGTCGGCGAAAGAATTGCTAAGAGATTAAAAGAATCAAAAAAATTTGATATCGTAGTTATCGAAAAAAATAAAGATAGTTGTGATAAAATTAAACTTGCTAACATACCTTATATTGAAGGCGACGCAACAGACGAGAAGATATTAAATGAAGCGGGGATAACTAAGGCAAAAGGGCTTGTAACAACAGTCTTAGATGATGCTGAAAATGTCTATATTGTTATAACTGCAAGATCTTTAAATCCTAATTTACATATTGTTGCCAGAGGGTCTTCAGATAAAGTAAGAGAAAAATTGTATCAGATAGGGGCAAATAGAGTGATAATGCCTGATGACATAGGGGCCCGTATAATGGCAGAATCTCTAACAAGACCTTTTATAATAGATTTCATGGATTCCGTAACAGAGGAAGGGGACATTACTACAGAGTTTATCAGTGTTAAAATAGAAAAAGATTCGAAAGTAAAAGGTCTTACCATAAAAGAAACAAAACTTGGTGAGACTTTTGGAGCATATATTCTTTATGTTAAAAGAGGGGATAAATATCTTAACTCTCCAAGAGCTGATACTAAGATTGAAGAGGGGGATATACTTACTATGCGTATATCAAAAGATTTTGAAAAAGAAATATTTGAGTATCTTGGGGCTAAGATCT
- a CDS encoding DUF1847 domain-containing protein encodes MRCNDCEDSFCMDGINCYDKEIRKYAEKEIRKEENLNFYITSTELEVDAYMKMPRVLELIEFSKRMNYKKLGIASCVGLKNESQTLTDLLEEKGFEVSLAICKTCGIGKGEFGVSKTLSGKLSESSCNPVGQARLLEKEETEFNIVVGLCVGHDSLFIKYSKAPTTVLIVKDRVLAHNPVGAIYSNYWIKKIRNHKFE; translated from the coding sequence ATGAGATGCAATGATTGTGAAGACTCGTTCTGTATGGACGGCATTAACTGCTATGATAAAGAAATAAGAAAATATGCCGAAAAAGAAATAAGAAAAGAAGAAAATCTCAATTTTTACATTACTTCAACTGAACTTGAAGTCGATGCATATATGAAAATGCCTCGAGTATTGGAATTAATTGAATTTTCTAAAAGAATGAATTACAAAAAACTTGGAATCGCATCTTGTGTCGGCTTAAAAAATGAATCTCAAACTCTCACGGATTTACTTGAAGAAAAAGGATTTGAAGTTTCCCTTGCCATATGTAAAACATGTGGTATCGGAAAGGGAGAATTTGGAGTTAGTAAAACTCTATCCGGAAAACTAAGCGAATCTTCATGTAATCCCGTTGGCCAAGCTAGATTATTAGAAAAAGAAGAAACTGAATTCAATATAGTCGTAGGGCTATGCGTGGGTCATGATTCATTATTTATTAAATATTCAAAAGCTCCAACTACTGTACTCATAGTAAAAGATAGAGTTCTAGCACATAATCCCGTAGGGGCTATTTATTCAAATTATTGGATTAAAAAGATAAGGAATCATAAATTCGAATAA
- a CDS encoding SEC59/DGK1/VTE5 family protein, whose product MLSGDILGLIIVYGYVAVLLFISEKLLSKYKVFSRKFLHIMVGNVMFILPIFETKFAMTFLAAAPFIPLTFLMSPHSPLKIKDKISSSGHGLGLVYYAISWTVLAFLFFDRPWIIAVGIAAMSYGDGMASLIGTRFGKRKYHFFGETKSIEGSITMYLTLVTVMWIVLKYYNNIFVNVSLVPINYLILLFVPLVATLFEAVTPKGLDNLTACFSATILYYILILVG is encoded by the coding sequence ATGTTATCCGGCGATATACTCGGCCTAATAATAGTCTATGGCTATGTGGCCGTTTTACTCTTTATCTCTGAAAAACTGTTGAGCAAATATAAAGTATTTAGCCGAAAATTCCTCCACATAATGGTTGGAAATGTAATGTTTATATTACCTATATTCGAAACAAAATTTGCGATGACTTTTCTTGCTGCTGCCCCGTTTATACCTCTAACATTTTTAATGAGCCCACATTCGCCTTTAAAAATCAAAGATAAAATATCATCTTCAGGACACGGACTTGGATTGGTATACTATGCTATTTCATGGACCGTTCTTGCATTTTTATTTTTTGATCGGCCATGGATTATAGCTGTAGGTATAGCTGCTATGTCATATGGAGATGGAATGGCATCCTTAATCGGGACCAGATTTGGAAAAAGAAAATACCATTTCTTTGGAGAAACTAAGAGTATTGAAGGGTCAATAACAATGTATCTTACACTAGTTACTGTTATGTGGATTGTATTGAAATACTACAATAATATTTTTGTAAATGTTAGTTTAGTACCGATCAATTACTTAATCCTATTATTTGTTCCACTTGTTGCAACTTTATTCGAAGCTGTTACACCCAAAGGACTGGATAATTTGACTGCATGTTTTTCTGCAACAATTCTTTATTACATATTGATACTGGTGGGATAA